CATAGCCTCAAAGTATCCCCCcataaaatacttattaaatacaagaagaaaaagagtaacCTGACAGGGAAGAAGCTTGGGCCACTCCATCATAATTAAGTAATCAAAATAAGCCTCTCCCGCGCTGAGACACACTGACGTTGTGCCACCTGATTGGACAGGATGAAAAGAACCCAGGATTTCCTCCAGAGCATTCCTGCCAGAAATGtacaacctgaatctaatcaggAGCCAACCAGACAAATACAAATCGAGGAACGTGCTCCACAATAGCTGGCCGGTGGTCTGTGTCAAGGGCATGAAGAGCTGTTCCCACCTGGACACAAGAGGTGAGACAAAGGTCATTACAGGGGTGACCTGGGAATTTGAGGTCTCTGGGTCAAGGCTATAAGGGGGTTCTTTGTACAGTTCTTGTACCTTTAACTTTGAAATCACTTCCAAACACTTTGGATCTTTTAATTCACCGTGGGCATATTTAAGGCTCCCTAGCTGCTGATTACTGTAAACACATCCTTGACGCAGTCAAATCACGGGCCTGCTCATTAGTCCCCTGCTCACGCAAGTGGGCCCTGAAGGTGCACATTTCTGTCTCAGTCAAAAGTACCCACCAGAGGGCATCATTTACCTAGGTTATCCACAATATTCTAATTCCATACCTTGAGGAATTTTCAACTCTTATGGCCTGGCCGGGATCTGTGTGTCCCGAGCATGTGGTTGCCTTGGAGAGGTGGCACGTCCTTGGACTCATCCATCCTCTTCCTCAATTTCCATGGGACTTTCAGGAAAGTTTAGGTTGGGATTGAGGCTATGGGTCTCAGGCGGGGCAAGTCCCGGCTCTTGGACGTTATGACCTCCTGACTTCAGGGCCATATTTTTCCCTGTAAGTGGCTCTTCTGGGCATCACTGCCCCTAGAGGCTTTGTCCTAGCCCTTAgtgtgaaacaaaaataatatctattaagAGGCTTATAACCTATGTAAAAGTAAAGTACATAACAAATAACCCATGAGTCAGGTAATAATTGTGGGGAAACccctatattagaaaagaagaaaggtttcaaatcaatgacctcagcttctaccttaagaaactagaaaaagaacagtaaattaaactcaaagtaaccagaagaaaggaaacagtaaggtcaaagtagaaatcaataaacttgaaaaagaaaacaataaagaaatgaatcCAAAAGGTGGTTCTTTAACAAGACCAATAAGgtcttccgtggtggcgcagtggttaagaagccgcgtGCCGAtgaaagggacacgggttcgagccctggtccgggaagattcccacatgccgcagatgcaactaagcccgtgcgccacaactactgagcccgcgcgcctagagcccgcgcaccgagACGGAGAaaccatcgcaatgagaagcccgctgcACCcggacgaagagtagcccccgctcgccgcaactagagagagcccgcgcgcagcaacaaagacccaacacagccaaaaattaaaaaaaattttttttttcttaaactgaatACAACCATATATAAAACCGAAAATATATCACGATCAAACGGAGAGTATGCCAGGGATACACTAGAAAGGCAATCACTGTAATTGATCCTGCTTTTCTTCCCGCGAAGACGGATGTTTGCCAATCATGAAGGAAGAGGGAATGTAATCGGTCTGCTATCAGCGGCTGGCAGGACCCCCAAGGGACGGTGCCATGCCGGGGCCCAAAGCTTGTCCCTGCACGACCCCCACCACCGCGCAGAGCCCGAGGTCCCCGGCTTCTGGCCGGCAACCAATCCCACAATCCCCCGGGCCTTGGCGTGGCCCCGCCTCCGCGCGCCGGTCCCGCCCCTTGCGCGGAGTCGGTAGCCTCGGATTGGTCACCGGGGCTTCCGGTACCCTGGTGAGCGGGGCCGCTGCCCACCTGTAGGCGCATCGCAAAGCTGAGCTTGCGCAGCGGAGCACGCCGACAAGCATGCGGGAGGACGAAGGGGTCGTGGGTGGGTCAGCCGGTGGCCTCGCCTCTGTAGGGTCGCCGATAGTGGAGGCCGGCCCGAAGGCGGAGGCGGCGAAGCTGCTGCCTTTCCTGGCGCTCGGGGCGCGGGCTGACCTGCAGGCGGCGGCGGCGCAGCATGTGCTGGCGCTGACCGGCTCGGGGCCCGGCCGCACGCTGCTGGCCGGCCAGGCGGCACTGCTGCGGGCTCTGGTCGAGCTGGCGGTggcccctcctcccgccccggCCCGAGACGCCGCTCGCGCGCTAGTCAATTTGGCCGCCGACCCTGGTCTGCACGAGCCGCTGCTGGCGGCCGAGCCCGGACTACCTGCCCGCCTGCTGGGCTGCGCTTTGGACCCACAGTGGCCCTGGGCCGAGGAGGCGGCCGCCGTGCTGGCTAACCTCAGCCGCGAGCCGGTGCCATGTACTGCGCTGATGGCGGCGCTGGCGGCCGCTGAGCCCGGGGAGTCGGGCCTGGAGCGGCTGGTGCTCGCGCTGTGCACTCCCGGCTACAACGCCCGCGCGCCCCTGCACTACTTGGGGCCGATGCTCTCCAACCTCAGCCAGCGTCCTGCGACGCGCGCTTTCCTGCTGAATCACGACAGGTGAAGCCCAGGGCGCTCGCGGGGAGGGCGTGGAAATGAGCAGGGACGGCACTGAGTGGTTTTTCCCTCCAGGTGCGTGGTCCAGCGGCTGCTGCCCCTTACCCAATACCCGGACTCCTCGGTGCGCAGGGGCGGGGTGGTGGGGACACTGCGAAACTGCTGCTTCGAGCACCGTGAGTGGTGGTGAGGAAGTTGCCGTGTCGGGGAGTGGGAGGAATAGACTGGACCCTGGGGCCCCTCTGGACTGGCCTCCATTCCTGTTTCTCCCCAGGACACCATGAGTGGTTGCTTGGGCCTGAGGTGGACATTCTCCCCTACTTGCTACTGCCCCTGGCTGGGCCTGAGGACTTCTCCGAGGAGGAGATGGAGCGTGAGTGGCTTGGGTCGAGCCTCAGGGTTGGTCTGGCAGGAGGGGAGGCCAGTGGGGGAGAGGCAGAAGGAAGTGTCCAGATCAGGGCCCCTTCTGAAACCTTCTAGCAGGGAGTTGCTGAACACAGATGGGCCTTACAATGGCAGGGTCTTGCCTAGCAGACCAGGGGCCAGCATAGGGACCCAGTGAATTCACTCCTAGGGCTGCCCGTTGACCTGCAATACCTGCCACAAGACAAGCAGCGAGATCCTGATGCCGACATCCGCAAGATGCTCATTGAGGCCATCATGCTGGTGAGCCGGCGTGCTGCTGCATTAATGTCACCCCCACACGCTTACATGTTAGCACACTGATGTCTGGATGATCTCTGCCCTCTCCCAGCTGACGGCCACGGCACCTGGTCGGAAGCAGGTGAGGGACCAGGGAGCCTACTTGATCCTGCGCGAGCTGCACAACTGGGAGCCAGAGCCCGATGTGCGGGTGACTTGTGAGAAACTCATCCAGGTGGGTGCAGGGTTGGGGGAGTGGTGGATGTCCACAGTGTGCCAGCCAGCTGCTCACCTGcttcccctgcctgccctgctggCAGGTCCTCATTGGGGATGAGCCAGAGCATGGCATGGAAAACCTGCTGGAGGTGCAAGTACCTGAGGATATTGAGCGACAGCTGCAGCAGCAGGACCGCCAGGAGCAGAGCAGCGCGAGCGGTGCGGCAGCAGCTGGAGCTGTGGCCCCAGAGACGCGCGCAGAGGGAGCTGCACCCACCTGAGGCCCGCGAAGCCTGCCGCCAGCCCTGGGCCCACCTCTGCTCGCCATCCGTCCAGGCCTCCCAGACCGGGTCTGTGTGCAGCCGCCCGCAGGCCTCTGGGTCCCCTGGCTCTGAGGGTGCGCCTTGCTGAGAAGCAGAGCTGTTCTTAAGCTCCAGGTCTTTGCTGAGGGTTGAGGGTGCCTCCCTGTGCCCTGTTGGCTCCAGCAAGAAGGCTGGTTGCTCAGAGGAGGACTGTTCAGCCAGAGCTGGCCCAACCCTGTGACTTGCTCAGGTATCTCCACGGGGATGGCCAGCAGGGCCGGACAGAAAAACACTGCAAGCCCGAGGGGCTAGCTGGAGCTTCCCAGTCCCAACGGTGCTACGGGGGTCTGGGCATAGGGGGGCACCCAGGTGCTTGCAGTGCCCCTTGGTACCAGTCCCACCCCAGGCCCCTCCATCCTGGGGCCCTGCCGGAGACCCAGCCTCAAAGGGCTCACCTGTTGAGGTTTTCACCAGCCACAGCCTGTCGTGGGGTCTAGCCAGGGCTGCACCCCTGTGGCCTGTCCTCGGAGCACTTGCTGGGCGTTGCCTCCCCTTCATGCTCCCCACCTTTCCACTTGACCTGTGCCCAAACCTGCCCTCCGCTCTTTGCAAGCTCCTCAAGTCCTATTTCCCAGTCCTGGACTGAGCTGATGCCCTCGCTCTCCCCCGCTAGCTGGGCCCTCTCGCTGGTCAGcctgcctgagcctcagctccccagAGCCCCTCGCCTGCCGAGCTGAGAGCCTCCCTGATGTGCCTGCAGCCTTGCCCTGGGCTCTTCTTTCCCCTGACCACCCTCCAAAGCTGGAGACCGTCCCCTGGCACGCCCATCAAGGCTGGCTTCTTCATGGGTGCCGGGTGCCTCCCTCCTCTGCGgtcccctctctcttcc
The sequence above is drawn from the Tursiops truncatus isolate mTurTru1 chromosome 17, mTurTru1.mat.Y, whole genome shotgun sequence genome and encodes:
- the HGH1 gene encoding protein HGH1 homolog, with amino-acid sequence MREDEGVVGGSAGGLASVGSPIVEAGPKAEAAKLLPFLALGARADLQAAAAQHVLALTGSGPGRTLLAGQAALLRALVELAVAPPPAPARDAARALVNLAADPGLHEPLLAAEPGLPARLLGCALDPQWPWAEEAAAVLANLSREPVPCTALMAALAAAEPGESGLERLVLALCTPGYNARAPLHYLGPMLSNLSQRPATRAFLLNHDRCVVQRLLPLTQYPDSSVRRGGVVGTLRNCCFEHRHHEWLLGPEVDILPYLLLPLAGPEDFSEEEMERLPVDLQYLPQDKQRDPDADIRKMLIEAIMLLTATAPGRKQVRDQGAYLILRELHNWEPEPDVRVTCEKLIQVLIGDEPEHGMENLLEVQVPEDIERQLQQQDRQEQSSASGAAAAGAVAPETRAEGAAPT